A genome region from Glycine max cultivar Williams 82 chromosome 5, Glycine_max_v4.0, whole genome shotgun sequence includes the following:
- the LOC100783704 gene encoding dihydroceramide fatty acyl 2-hydroxylase FAH2, with translation MVAQKFVVDLNKPLVFQVGHLGEAYDDWVHDPIVSKEGPRFFQSGFLELFTRTAWWVIPTVWVPVASWFISNSVKSGLPSLDVALLVFLGIFVWTLAEYTLHRFLFHVKTKSYWGNTLHYLLHGCHHKHPMDSYRLVFPPVAAAILALPIWNLVKLICTPSVAPAVFGGILLGYVMYDCTHYYLHHGQPKSDVPKSLKKYHLNHHYRLQNYGFGITSPLWDKVFGTVPPPQSKGDAKRR, from the exons ATGGTTGCTCAGAAATTCGTTGTCGACTTGAACAAGCCCCTTGTATTCCAG GTTGGGCATCTTGGGGAAGCCTACGATGATTGGGTTCACGATCCTATCGTAAGCAAAGAAGGTCCTCGGTTTTTCCAAAGCGGTTTCCTCGAG TTGTTCACACGCACTGCATGGTGGGTGATTCCAACCGTTTGGGTGCCGGTTGCGAGTTGGTTCATTTCCAACTCTGTCAAATCAGGCCTCCCTTCTCTTGATGTAGCTCTGCTCGTCTTTCTCGGCATCTTTGTTTGGACTTTGGCTGAATACACCTTGCACCGTTTCCTCTTCCATGTTAAAACCAAGAGCTACTG GGGAAATACCTTGCATTATCTTCTCCATGGCTGCCACCACAAGCACCCCATGGATAGCTATAGACTTGTTTTCCCCCCTGTAGCAGCAGCTATATTAGCCCTCCCG ATCTGGAACTTGGTGAAGCTGATATGCACCCCTTCAGTTGCTCCTGCGGTGTTTGGAGGTATTTTGTTGGGCTATGTGATGTATGATTGCACCCATTACTACTTACACCATGGTCAACCAAAGTCTGATGTGCCCAAAAGTCTCAAG AAATATCACTTGAATCATCATTATCGGCTCCAGAACTATGGCTTTGGGATCACATCACCACTGTGGGATAAAGTTTTTGGAacggttcctcctcctcaatcaAAGGGGGATGCCAAACGTAGATAA